In a genomic window of Arthrobacter woluwensis:
- a CDS encoding universal stress protein: MPEIIVVGVDGTETAARAAEQALRLAQGFGATLHVVTAYEGTKASLHGANYERAVVFADRQEKAAETARTVAESLSADGVQVESFSVVGTPAEALIAHAEQHDASVIVVGNRRMKGLARVLGSVANSVAHEAKCNVYIADTTE; this comes from the coding sequence ATGCCGGAGATCATCGTCGTCGGAGTGGACGGAACCGAGACCGCGGCGCGCGCGGCCGAGCAGGCCCTGCGCCTCGCCCAGGGTTTTGGCGCGACGCTGCATGTGGTCACCGCGTACGAGGGCACCAAGGCATCGCTGCACGGCGCCAACTACGAGCGTGCCGTGGTCTTCGCCGACCGCCAGGAGAAGGCAGCCGAGACCGCCCGTACGGTCGCCGAGAGCCTGTCAGCGGACGGCGTCCAGGTCGAGTCGTTCTCCGTGGTGGGCACTCCCGCGGAGGCGCTCATCGCCCATGCCGAGCAGCACGACGCCAGCGTGATCGTGGTGGGCAACCGCCGCATGAAGGGCCTCGCCCGTGTCCTGGGCAGCGTCGCCAACTCCGTGGCGCACGAAGCCAAGTGCAACGTCTACATCGCGGACACCACCGAGTAG
- a CDS encoding glycoside hydrolase family 65 protein, translating to MSLISADRTRFPAQPWALVETSYAPGSEGALETVFALGNGHLGVRGAHASAADAFLPGSFINGFHETFDIRHAENAYGFAKQGQRMLYVPDVQETLLRVDGEELSLGTVPVLDYRRTLDFASGIYECAVVWQCASGAVVTTVERRVLGQGHRGSMAVELRLSADRRIVLDAVSQVVNRQDQPAEDHSDHDPRRSGRHAGRVLMPAFSDGARGSLRLAWTTAASRQSVAVAVDHVAPGALPPFSTETDADRSSVRYVLPVDPGEEFVLEKRVSYAVGPETPETLLARAEESILSFEELAAESAEHWAQYWSTADIELPGQPELQQAVRWNLFQLGQATAQAGVSGIPAKGVSGSGYEGHYFWDQEVYLMPYLSYTSPDAARKVLAFRHSMLPAARARAAELSVDGALFPWRTINGQEASAYYAAGTAQFHINAAVAFAAARYVWATGDDEFRTGEGAEILSETARMWASLGFFGKDGRFHLHGVTGPDEYTAVVNNNLYTNVMARFNLRAAAAVEGPFARVTERQLWSEAAERMTLPYDSDLRVHAQDADFMTLEPWDWDVPRDKYPLLLHFHPLVIYRHQVLKQADTVLAMFLQWQDFSAEEKQRAFDFYDPLTTGDSTLSACVQGIMAAEVGYGDVALRHFTTAAFIDLDDLHHNTVDGVHTASAGGVWAALVNGFAGFRDQGERPLFDPRLPEGWEGLAFRLRMRGSVLSVRLAPGGITLSVDSGDPLEVQVRDQVVPVGTDPVTVDLADVPAPAPSVFPQSPATASLQTVLTRV from the coding sequence ATGTCACTGATCTCCGCTGACCGCACCCGATTCCCCGCACAGCCCTGGGCACTGGTCGAGACCTCCTACGCGCCCGGTTCGGAGGGCGCCCTGGAGACCGTCTTCGCCCTCGGTAACGGCCATCTCGGGGTGCGCGGCGCCCATGCTTCCGCCGCCGACGCCTTCCTGCCGGGAAGCTTCATCAACGGCTTCCACGAAACGTTCGACATCCGCCATGCCGAAAACGCCTACGGTTTCGCGAAGCAGGGCCAGAGGATGCTGTACGTGCCCGACGTCCAGGAGACCCTGCTCCGCGTGGACGGGGAGGAACTCTCGCTCGGCACGGTGCCGGTCCTCGACTACCGCCGCACCCTGGACTTCGCGAGCGGGATCTACGAATGCGCCGTCGTCTGGCAGTGTGCCTCCGGTGCGGTCGTCACCACGGTCGAACGCCGGGTGCTCGGCCAGGGCCACCGCGGCTCGATGGCTGTGGAACTGCGCCTGAGCGCGGACCGGCGGATCGTGCTGGATGCGGTTTCTCAGGTGGTGAACCGGCAGGATCAGCCGGCCGAGGACCACTCGGACCACGACCCCCGACGTTCGGGCCGTCACGCCGGTCGCGTGCTCATGCCGGCGTTCAGCGACGGCGCGCGCGGGTCCCTGCGGCTCGCCTGGACGACGGCGGCCTCCCGCCAGAGCGTCGCCGTCGCGGTCGATCATGTGGCGCCGGGCGCCCTCCCGCCCTTCTCGACGGAGACGGACGCCGACCGGAGCTCGGTCCGCTACGTCCTGCCGGTCGACCCGGGGGAGGAGTTCGTGCTCGAGAAGCGCGTCTCCTACGCGGTGGGTCCGGAGACGCCGGAGACGCTCCTGGCCCGTGCCGAGGAGTCGATCCTCAGTTTCGAGGAGCTCGCCGCGGAATCGGCCGAGCACTGGGCGCAGTACTGGTCCACCGCGGACATCGAACTTCCCGGTCAGCCGGAACTGCAGCAGGCGGTCCGCTGGAACCTCTTCCAGCTGGGCCAGGCGACCGCGCAGGCCGGCGTGTCCGGGATCCCCGCCAAGGGCGTCAGCGGTTCGGGCTACGAGGGCCACTACTTCTGGGACCAGGAGGTGTACCTGATGCCCTACCTCAGCTACACCTCCCCGGATGCCGCCCGCAAGGTGCTGGCCTTCCGGCACTCGATGCTGCCCGCCGCGCGGGCCCGGGCCGCCGAGCTCAGTGTGGACGGCGCCCTCTTCCCCTGGCGCACCATCAACGGCCAGGAGGCCAGCGCGTATTACGCCGCCGGCACTGCACAGTTCCACATCAACGCCGCGGTCGCCTTCGCCGCGGCCCGGTACGTCTGGGCGACGGGCGACGACGAGTTCCGCACCGGGGAAGGCGCGGAGATCCTCTCCGAGACGGCCCGCATGTGGGCCTCCCTGGGCTTCTTCGGCAAGGACGGGCGTTTCCACCTGCACGGCGTCACGGGTCCCGACGAGTACACGGCCGTGGTCAACAACAACCTGTACACGAACGTCATGGCGCGGTTCAATCTTCGGGCCGCGGCCGCCGTCGAGGGGCCCTTCGCCAGGGTGACGGAACGCCAGCTCTGGTCCGAAGCCGCCGAGCGCATGACCCTGCCCTACGACAGCGATCTGCGCGTTCACGCCCAGGACGCCGACTTCATGACCCTGGAACCGTGGGACTGGGACGTGCCGCGGGACAAGTACCCCCTGCTGCTGCACTTCCACCCGCTGGTCATCTACCGGCACCAGGTGCTCAAGCAGGCGGACACGGTGCTGGCGATGTTCTTGCAATGGCAGGACTTCAGCGCCGAGGAGAAGCAGCGCGCCTTCGACTTCTACGACCCGCTGACCACCGGCGATTCGACGCTCTCGGCGTGTGTGCAGGGCATCATGGCGGCCGAGGTCGGCTACGGGGACGTGGCGCTGCGGCACTTCACGACGGCGGCGTTCATCGACCTGGACGATCTGCACCACAACACGGTGGACGGCGTTCACACGGCCTCGGCGGGCGGCGTCTGGGCCGCGCTCGTCAACGGCTTCGCGGGCTTCCGCGACCAGGGGGAGCGCCCGCTCTTCGACCCCCGGTTGCCGGAGGGCTGGGAGGGGCTCGCGTTCCGTCTGCGGATGCGGGGCTCGGTGCTTTCGGTGCGGCTGGCGCCGGGCGGGATCACGCTCAGCGTCGACTCCGGCGATCCTCTGGAAGTCCAGGTGCGGGATCAGGTCGTCCCGGTGGGCACGGACCCTGTGACGGTCGACCTGGCGGACGTTCCGGCTCCGGCGCCGAGCGTCTTCCCGCAGTCGCCCGCCACGGCCAGCCTGCAGACGGTGCTGACCCGCGTCTGA
- a CDS encoding LacI family DNA-binding transcriptional regulator, giving the protein MEALASSPLEVASMGLSGVPWDTVGIDDVQAAHSATSHLLGLGHGDFAILAAGEDDRGTVSTSGDRLRGFSQALAEHHLEVHPDRIIKEPSSIEGGYRAMTELIDNRGLPEAVFAACDEAAFGALKALREHGLSAPKDVSLIAIDDHPMSAVLGLTTVAQPVADQAAFAADLLTERLQGAGGDPQHHRLPVALIERKTTRRPRRQP; this is encoded by the coding sequence GTGGAGGCTCTCGCGTCCTCACCCCTGGAGGTGGCGAGCATGGGACTGAGCGGCGTACCGTGGGACACCGTAGGGATCGATGATGTCCAGGCGGCTCACAGTGCGACCAGCCACCTCCTCGGCCTCGGCCACGGGGATTTCGCCATCCTGGCAGCCGGCGAGGATGACCGCGGAACCGTCAGCACCTCGGGCGACCGCTTGCGAGGGTTCTCCCAGGCCCTGGCGGAGCACCATCTCGAAGTCCACCCTGACCGCATCATCAAGGAACCGTCCAGCATCGAAGGCGGGTACCGGGCCATGACCGAATTGATCGACAACCGAGGCCTTCCCGAGGCCGTGTTCGCGGCCTGTGACGAGGCCGCCTTCGGAGCGCTCAAGGCGCTCCGTGAACACGGCCTGTCCGCGCCGAAGGACGTCTCGCTCATCGCGATCGACGATCATCCGATGAGCGCCGTCCTGGGCCTCACGACCGTCGCGCAGCCCGTGGCGGACCAGGCGGCCTTCGCCGCCGATCTGCTCACTGAACGGCTTCAGGGAGCGGGCGGGGACCCCCAGCACCACCGCCTGCCCGTCGCCCTGATCGAACGCAAGACCACCCGCCGCCCCCGGCGTCAACCCTGA
- a CDS encoding AvrD family protein, producing the protein MGEKPGGTSLDDELGPAEDRYFGGGYRQVEHELTEAGDGDGRRWRGRVTYPARWSVGADGRSRRPHLSSVDAVVLPMAALAGNPSRWAAAAHAEARFWIRTVKIRAGSEPWSRLADVPVTLETSRRSVEGRTLEWCSARVGNMTVELGLAVAGVRSSAGVLAIGDLEYKGHSISSSVEAFDGPDGGLRSRHLLPIGPASDPAAAQASAIDFLVTMGQLAQALVYRADATDRSGVDNLWMRKMTIAIHGHRPIAPGAFDAVTTLDRQGGVVIDGRRLRTLRVRSLASVGVEGVADLAYFTEG; encoded by the coding sequence GTGGGGGAGAAGCCTGGCGGAACGAGTCTTGACGATGAACTCGGTCCCGCGGAAGACCGGTACTTCGGTGGCGGATATCGCCAGGTGGAGCACGAACTGACGGAAGCGGGCGACGGCGACGGCAGGCGGTGGCGGGGTCGGGTCACCTATCCGGCGCGGTGGTCGGTCGGGGCCGACGGGCGTTCGCGCCGACCTCACCTGAGCTCGGTGGACGCTGTGGTGCTCCCGATGGCGGCACTCGCCGGGAACCCCTCGCGGTGGGCTGCGGCGGCCCACGCCGAGGCGCGGTTCTGGATCCGCACCGTGAAGATCCGGGCGGGGAGTGAGCCTTGGAGCCGGCTGGCGGATGTGCCGGTCACCCTCGAGACGAGTCGACGCTCCGTAGAGGGCCGGACCCTCGAATGGTGCTCCGCCCGGGTGGGGAACATGACGGTCGAGCTGGGTCTCGCGGTGGCCGGAGTGCGGTCATCGGCGGGCGTCCTGGCGATCGGCGATCTGGAGTACAAAGGTCACTCGATCAGCTCCTCGGTGGAGGCTTTCGACGGTCCGGACGGCGGGCTCAGGTCCCGGCACCTCCTCCCGATCGGCCCGGCGTCCGACCCCGCCGCGGCACAGGCGTCCGCGATCGACTTCCTCGTGACGATGGGCCAGCTGGCCCAGGCGCTGGTGTACCGGGCTGACGCAACGGACCGCAGCGGCGTCGACAATCTCTGGATGCGGAAGATGACGATCGCGATTCACGGTCACCGGCCTATCGCGCCCGGCGCCTTTGACGCCGTCACGACCCTCGACCGGCAGGGTGGCGTGGTGATCGACGGCCGGCGGCTGCGGACGCTGCGCGTCCGGTCCCTGGCGTCGGTCGGCGTCGAGGGCGTGGCGGATCTGGCCTATTTCACAGAAGGATGA
- a CDS encoding TetR/AcrR family transcriptional regulator has protein sequence MATKRGRPLSSDVSEALRQAAERIMRSSGYSSLTVDGLVAEVGTTRPTFYRRYRNVGHLAFDVIQHRFGVNEIDDTGALSTDLLRLQRQEVAMFADPLLRNNLPGLLETIRIDESIRVLYLTQFIAPRRANVQAVLHRAVVRGELEADQIDLDWICDLLLSPLLTKALLPVGAGLTDELARRTAELAFDQLMAAATPAARV, from the coding sequence ATGGCAACCAAACGAGGCCGGCCGCTCTCTTCTGATGTCAGCGAAGCCCTACGACAGGCCGCCGAACGCATCATGCGGAGTTCTGGTTACTCGAGCCTGACCGTCGACGGCCTGGTCGCTGAAGTCGGCACCACGAGGCCGACGTTTTATCGCAGGTACCGTAACGTCGGACATCTCGCGTTCGACGTCATTCAGCATCGGTTCGGTGTGAACGAAATCGACGACACGGGGGCACTCAGCACCGATCTCCTCCGGCTCCAGCGACAAGAAGTCGCCATGTTCGCGGACCCTCTGCTCCGGAACAACCTTCCGGGCCTGCTGGAGACGATCCGAATCGACGAGTCGATCCGTGTCCTCTACCTCACGCAGTTCATCGCCCCACGGCGCGCCAATGTGCAGGCCGTGCTCCACCGTGCGGTCGTCCGCGGCGAGCTGGAAGCCGACCAGATCGACCTCGACTGGATCTGTGACCTTCTGCTGAGCCCGCTCCTCACCAAGGCGTTGCTGCCGGTGGGCGCGGGCCTCACGGACGAGCTCGCTCGGCGAACGGCCGAACTGGCCTTCGATCAGCTCATGGCGGCCGCCACCCCTGCCGCCAGGGTCTGA
- a CDS encoding MarR family winged helix-turn-helix transcriptional regulator gives MSYEQLDLDAQLCFPLHAASRAVTRAYGELLAESGLTYPQYLVMLALWKAEGSLSVGELGERLRLDSGTLTPLLKRLEAAGRLTRHRSPQDERRVLVSLTPEGLALRDVVAEVPGRLGEIVGLDREDAEKLKSLLTTVMSSLDGLR, from the coding sequence ATGTCCTACGAACAACTCGACCTCGACGCGCAGCTGTGCTTCCCGCTGCACGCGGCATCGCGCGCCGTGACGCGCGCCTATGGGGAGCTGCTGGCCGAATCGGGCCTCACTTACCCGCAGTATCTGGTGATGCTCGCGCTGTGGAAGGCGGAGGGGTCGCTGAGTGTCGGCGAGCTGGGGGAGCGGCTGCGGCTCGACAGTGGCACCCTTACGCCGCTGCTCAAGCGTCTCGAGGCGGCGGGCCGGCTGACCCGTCACCGCTCGCCGCAGGACGAGCGGCGTGTGCTCGTTTCTCTGACCCCTGAGGGGCTGGCCCTCCGCGATGTGGTCGCCGAAGTGCCCGGTCGGCTGGGGGAGATCGTAGGGCTCGACCGGGAGGATGCCGAGAAGCTGAAGAGTCTGCTGACCACGGTCATGAGTTCGCTCGACGGGCTCCGCTGA
- a CDS encoding organic hydroperoxide resistance protein: protein MTTKALYTATAVAHGDGRNGHIQSSDGLLDAPVRTPKELGGAGGATNPEQLFAAGYAACFHSALKLVAAQAKLDAGESEVVADVSLHSLDNGGYGLSVRLEVDLPALPREQAQELIEKAHQVCPYSNATRGNIDVELAVA, encoded by the coding sequence ATGACTACAAAAGCTCTCTACACCGCCACCGCCGTCGCCCATGGAGATGGCCGCAACGGCCACATCCAGTCCTCCGACGGCCTCCTCGACGCCCCGGTCCGCACCCCGAAGGAACTCGGTGGCGCCGGCGGGGCCACCAACCCGGAGCAGCTCTTCGCCGCCGGCTACGCCGCCTGCTTCCACTCGGCCCTCAAGCTGGTCGCCGCGCAGGCCAAGCTCGACGCCGGTGAGTCCGAAGTCGTGGCCGACGTCTCCCTGCACTCCCTCGACAACGGCGGCTACGGCCTCTCCGTCCGTCTCGAGGTCGACCTGCCCGCACTCCCCCGCGAGCAGGCTCAGGAACTGATCGAGAAGGCCCACCAGGTCTGCCCGTACTCCAACGCGACGCGCGGCAACATCGACGTCGAACTCGCGGTGGCCTGA
- a CDS encoding DUF1304 domain-containing protein → MTVLAVVGLILSGIAALVHVFIFWMESFAWTSPRARAVFGTSETEAAATRELAFNQGFYNLFLAIAVLLGIILVAAGQPAVGNTLVFTGAGSMVAASLVLLLSSPEKASAALKQGVIPALGVISLILGITL, encoded by the coding sequence ATGACCGTCCTCGCCGTCGTCGGCCTCATCCTGAGCGGCATCGCCGCGCTCGTGCACGTCTTCATCTTCTGGATGGAATCATTCGCCTGGACCTCGCCACGGGCGCGTGCCGTGTTCGGCACCAGCGAGACCGAAGCCGCCGCCACTCGCGAGCTGGCCTTCAACCAGGGCTTCTACAACCTCTTCCTGGCGATCGCCGTCCTGCTCGGCATCATCCTCGTGGCCGCCGGCCAGCCCGCCGTCGGCAACACCCTCGTCTTCACCGGCGCCGGCTCGATGGTCGCCGCCAGCCTGGTGCTCCTGCTCTCCAGCCCGGAGAAGGCATCCGCAGCGCTCAAGCAGGGCGTGATCCCCGCGCTTGGCGTCATCTCCCTCATTCTCGGCATCACCCTCTGA
- a CDS encoding NADP-dependent oxidoreductase, translated as MTDFTTTEIQLARRPEGWPVPEDFNTATVSHPELAPGQVRVRNEFISVDPYMRGRMNDTRSYVAPYPLGEAIAGGAIGRVVESASDDLPVGTVVLHQHGWMDGVQDAAETFRAVPEIPGVPLSLRLHILGMTGLTAYVGLTEIASLKEGETVFISGAAGAVGTAAGQIAKLLGAKRVIGSAGSPEKVALLTEKYGYDAAFNYKDGDVRELLAAAAPEGIDVYFDNVGGDHLEAALDAFNDGGRAALCGAISAYNTTERTPGPDNMANMITRGLRLQGFTLGSYLHLGQEFSERMNGWFSEGLISYDETIVDGVENTVEAFLSMMRGANTGKMLVRI; from the coding sequence ATGACTGACTTCACCACCACCGAGATCCAGCTCGCACGCCGCCCCGAGGGCTGGCCCGTGCCGGAGGACTTCAACACCGCGACCGTCTCCCACCCCGAGCTCGCGCCCGGTCAGGTCCGCGTCCGCAATGAGTTCATCTCCGTGGACCCGTACATGCGCGGACGGATGAACGACACCCGCAGCTACGTCGCCCCCTACCCTCTGGGCGAGGCGATCGCGGGCGGCGCCATCGGCCGCGTGGTGGAGTCCGCTTCCGACGATCTGCCCGTCGGCACGGTGGTGCTGCATCAGCATGGCTGGATGGATGGCGTCCAGGACGCCGCCGAGACCTTCCGCGCTGTTCCCGAGATTCCTGGCGTGCCCCTCTCCCTGCGTCTGCACATCCTCGGCATGACCGGCCTCACCGCCTACGTGGGCCTCACCGAGATCGCGAGTCTCAAGGAAGGCGAGACCGTCTTCATCTCCGGCGCTGCCGGCGCCGTCGGCACCGCCGCCGGCCAGATCGCCAAGCTCCTGGGCGCCAAGCGCGTCATCGGCTCCGCCGGTTCCCCCGAGAAGGTCGCGCTGCTGACCGAGAAGTACGGCTACGACGCCGCATTCAACTACAAGGACGGCGACGTGCGCGAACTCCTCGCGGCCGCCGCTCCGGAGGGCATCGACGTCTACTTCGACAACGTCGGCGGCGACCACCTCGAAGCCGCGCTGGACGCGTTCAACGACGGCGGCCGCGCGGCCCTCTGCGGCGCGATCTCCGCGTACAACACCACGGAGCGCACGCCGGGTCCGGACAACATGGCCAATATGATCACCCGTGGTCTGCGGCTCCAGGGCTTCACCCTCGGTTCCTACCTGCACCTCGGCCAGGAGTTCTCCGAGCGGATGAACGGCTGGTTCAGCGAGGGCCTCATCAGCTATGACGAGACGATCGTGGACGGCGTCGAAAACACCGTCGAGGCGTTCCTCTCGATGATGCGCGGAGCCAACACGGGCAAGATGCTCGTCCGGATCTGA
- a CDS encoding DNA alkylation repair protein — protein sequence MTATTEATTVAGLLEELAALDDPRAREVNLRHGDDHGVNLGKLRAIAKRLKTQQDLARELWATGDTAARLLSLLICRPKEFSRDELDTMLREARAPKVQDWLVNYVVKKSPHAEDLRLLWFADEDPVVASAGWMLTVDRVAKKPEGLDLDGLLDTIEARMKDAPERLQWAMNHCLAQIGIEHPALRARALEIGERLEVLKDYPTPPGCTSPFAPVWITEMVRRKEG from the coding sequence ATGACCGCCACCACCGAGGCGACCACCGTGGCCGGGCTCCTGGAGGAACTCGCCGCACTCGATGACCCGCGGGCCCGCGAGGTCAATCTCCGGCACGGTGACGATCACGGCGTGAATCTCGGCAAACTGCGGGCCATCGCCAAACGTCTGAAGACCCAGCAGGACCTCGCCCGCGAACTCTGGGCCACCGGCGACACCGCGGCCAGGCTGCTGTCACTGCTGATCTGCCGTCCCAAGGAGTTCAGCCGCGACGAACTCGACACCATGCTGCGCGAAGCCCGTGCCCCGAAGGTGCAGGACTGGCTGGTGAACTACGTCGTCAAGAAGTCCCCTCACGCCGAAGACCTGCGGCTCCTGTGGTTTGCGGACGAGGACCCCGTGGTGGCGAGTGCGGGATGGATGCTCACGGTGGACCGGGTCGCCAAGAAGCCCGAGGGACTGGACCTCGACGGTCTCCTGGACACGATCGAGGCCCGCATGAAGGACGCGCCGGAGCGCCTGCAGTGGGCGATGAACCACTGTCTCGCGCAGATCGGCATCGAACACCCGGCACTGCGGGCCCGCGCCCTGGAGATCGGGGAGCGGCTCGAAGTCCTCAAGGACTATCCCACTCCGCCGGGCTGCACCTCGCCCTTCGCCCCGGTGTGGATCACCGAGATGGTGCGCCGCAAGGAAGGCTGA
- a CDS encoding zinc ribbon domain-containing protein YjdM, which yields MSETLPPCPECSSEYTYEMGALLVCPECAHEWEPASTEEPAEKVIKDAVGKVLADGDTVTIVKDLKVKGSPTSIKVGTKVRNIRLIEGVGEHDIDCKVDGFGPMQLKSSVVKKV from the coding sequence GTGAGTGAAACCCTGCCTCCCTGCCCCGAGTGCTCCAGCGAGTACACCTACGAGATGGGCGCGCTCCTGGTGTGCCCGGAATGCGCCCACGAATGGGAGCCTGCGTCCACCGAGGAGCCCGCGGAGAAGGTCATCAAGGACGCCGTCGGCAAGGTGCTAGCCGACGGCGACACTGTCACGATCGTCAAGGACCTGAAGGTCAAGGGCAGCCCCACCTCGATCAAGGTGGGCACCAAGGTGCGGAACATCCGCCTGATCGAAGGCGTGGGGGAGCACGACATCGACTGCAAAGTGGACGGTTTCGGACCCATGCAGCTCAAGTCCAGCGTGGTCAAGAAAGTCTGA
- a CDS encoding aminotransferase-like domain-containing protein codes for MSTTPTFLQPAARAAGYRPSPVRDFWEVSMQPGVISLAGGNPDLTVLPLAELGAAASRIVTERGMEALQYGSGTGTQGARDAVVRVMAAEGIPVDADSVQITAGSQMALELVIKLLCDPGDVILAEGPTYVGALGVFAGLQVDVEHVAMDQDGLRPDALEETIARLLSQGRTVKALYTIPNFHNPTGITLSAERRPQVVDVCRRAGVPIIEDNPYGLLSFDGEVQQSMQQLDPENVIYLGSFSKIVAPGIRVGWAVAPEPLRRPLQLASEATTICASVLSQSLIEEYVLGHDWQAALTTARGLYRGRATAVREALEEHMPAGTRWSVPRGGFFTWLDLPEGASCHTVLDAAIDAKVVFVPGTAFYDGPDFGAGAPGLSQLRLAFSLEDEETLREGVKRLGGAIAGR; via the coding sequence ATGAGCACTACCCCCACCTTCCTTCAGCCCGCCGCCCGTGCGGCCGGCTACCGCCCCTCTCCGGTGCGCGACTTCTGGGAAGTCTCGATGCAGCCGGGCGTGATCTCGCTGGCCGGCGGCAACCCGGACCTCACCGTCCTTCCCCTCGCGGAGCTGGGGGCCGCGGCCTCGCGGATCGTGACCGAGCGGGGCATGGAAGCGCTCCAGTACGGCTCCGGCACCGGAACGCAGGGCGCGCGCGACGCCGTCGTGCGGGTCATGGCGGCGGAAGGCATCCCGGTGGACGCGGACAGCGTCCAGATCACCGCGGGCTCGCAGATGGCCCTGGAGCTGGTCATCAAGCTGCTGTGCGATCCGGGCGATGTGATCCTGGCCGAGGGGCCCACCTATGTGGGCGCGCTCGGCGTGTTCGCGGGCCTGCAGGTGGACGTGGAGCACGTCGCCATGGACCAGGACGGCCTGCGCCCCGACGCCCTCGAGGAGACGATCGCCCGGCTGCTCTCGCAGGGCCGCACGGTCAAGGCGCTCTACACGATCCCGAACTTCCACAACCCCACCGGGATCACGCTCTCGGCCGAGCGGCGCCCCCAGGTGGTCGACGTGTGCCGCCGCGCCGGGGTGCCGATCATCGAGGACAATCCCTACGGCCTGCTGTCCTTCGACGGTGAGGTCCAGCAGAGCATGCAGCAGCTCGATCCGGAGAACGTCATCTACCTCGGATCGTTCTCCAAGATCGTGGCGCCCGGTATCCGGGTGGGCTGGGCCGTGGCGCCCGAGCCGCTGCGCCGTCCGCTGCAGCTCGCCTCCGAAGCCACGACCATCTGCGCCTCGGTGCTGAGTCAGTCGCTCATTGAGGAGTACGTGCTGGGTCATGACTGGCAGGCTGCGCTCACGACGGCGCGTGGCCTGTACCGCGGCCGGGCCACCGCGGTGCGGGAGGCCTTGGAGGAGCACATGCCGGCGGGTACGCGCTGGAGCGTGCCCCGCGGTGGCTTCTTCACCTGGTTGGACCTCCCCGAGGGAGCCTCCTGCCACACGGTGCTGGACGCCGCGATCGATGCCAAGGTGGTCTTCGTTCCGGGGACCGCGTTCTACGACGGTCCGGACTTCGGCGCCGGGGCGCCGGGCCTCTCGCAGCTGCGGCTGGCGTTCTCGCTGGAGGACGAGGAGACCCTGCGGGAGGGTGTGAAACGCCTGGGAGGCGCCATCGCCGGTCGGTGA
- a CDS encoding TetR/AcrR family transcriptional regulator, with product MSTVVRRRSNAVTEEAIAERRVEILRSTASVIVNSGLSGCSFGAVSDATGFSVGMIQHYFRTRDKLIEACVEHRMKESEAEWRQIASRHSGADAARKLRGLIDYAVMGEKDFTDAWGFWFELYAAARLDLTLAEKVNDRLRYWQRLFTEAIQDALDSGQAVTERSVEDVVNSVLGLTDGLAFQAINGTFGMTAPRMHAILHSFVESELKLPRGADTAAVDYH from the coding sequence ATGAGCACCGTGGTGCGTCGCAGGAGCAATGCCGTCACCGAGGAGGCCATCGCCGAACGGCGGGTCGAGATCCTTCGCTCCACCGCGTCCGTGATCGTGAATTCCGGCCTGTCCGGCTGTTCCTTCGGGGCGGTGTCGGACGCCACGGGATTCAGCGTCGGCATGATCCAGCACTACTTCCGCACCCGGGACAAGCTGATCGAGGCCTGCGTGGAGCACCGCATGAAGGAGTCCGAGGCCGAATGGCGTCAGATCGCCTCGCGGCACAGCGGAGCGGACGCCGCCCGCAAGCTCCGCGGCCTGATCGACTACGCGGTCATGGGGGAGAAGGACTTCACCGACGCGTGGGGGTTCTGGTTCGAGCTCTACGCCGCCGCACGCCTGGATCTGACCCTGGCGGAAAAGGTCAACGACAGGCTCCGCTACTGGCAGCGGCTCTTCACCGAGGCGATCCAGGACGCCCTGGACTCCGGCCAGGCCGTCACCGAACGATCCGTGGAGGACGTGGTGAACTCGGTCCTGGGCCTCACCGATGGGCTCGCCTTCCAGGCGATCAACGGGACCTTCGGCATGACCGCGCCCCGCATGCACGCGATCCTCCACAGCTTCGTCGAATCCGAACTGAAACTCCCACGCGGCGCTGACACGGCCGCCGTCGACTACCACTGA